A genomic stretch from Cellulomonas sp. KRMCY2 includes:
- a CDS encoding DUF2207 domain-containing protein, translating into MPLPVKPVPRRARDLLGRALGLAGITLLMAVLPSATASATTSATDGEDTVLLYDMTVDLDSDGGAHVTLDLDVDFGTEPNHGPFLTYIVKQRFDEAQDRVYRITDVRAESQTAAAEVAVEEDSGWLEIRIGDENREDVVGVHSYHVTYQVEGWVNSAEAFGEEHDELYLNVIGDRWEIPISEARVTVNGPEQVSDALCLTGQASRTPCTSSSHDGLTASFTQEALEPGQELTVAVGFPAGTFRGVEPVLQERWAVDRAFEVTPVTGALAALGLIGGVGAVTVTARRRGRDEQYLGLTPGLTPADGQVATVGGRRRGPVTVQFTPPEGFRAGQLGTLVDEVADPHDVTATIIDLAVRGYLVIEQTESPDERGSGGAWRLARVPAMQDRYLLPFERLLMQEIFAGRDAVNLTDLRTTFAVSMSKVQDALYEDVTTRGWFRGNPKQVRTAWLGAGLALAVLGVVVTAGLAVWTSLALLGVPLAVAGILLAAVSKAAPARTADGTAVLAQALGFQHYLATAEANQLRFEEDEDLFSRYLPFAVAFGLTERWAKLFAELAAQGRVLPEPTWYVGSTYGQMAFWAGAGTLAHDLTSFTHIAEATISAPTPGSSGASGFSGGFSGGGVSGGGGGSW; encoded by the coding sequence ATGCCCTTGCCTGTGAAGCCCGTGCCGCGCCGTGCCCGCGACCTCCTCGGACGTGCGCTCGGCCTGGCAGGCATCACGCTCCTGATGGCGGTCCTCCCGTCGGCCACCGCGTCGGCCACCACGTCGGCCACGGACGGCGAGGACACGGTCCTGCTCTACGACATGACCGTCGACCTCGACTCCGACGGTGGCGCCCACGTCACGCTCGACCTGGACGTCGACTTCGGCACCGAGCCCAACCACGGTCCGTTCCTGACCTACATCGTCAAGCAGCGCTTCGACGAGGCCCAGGACCGCGTCTACCGGATCACCGACGTGCGCGCCGAGAGTCAGACCGCTGCCGCCGAGGTCGCTGTCGAGGAGGACAGCGGCTGGCTCGAGATCCGGATCGGCGACGAGAACCGCGAGGACGTCGTCGGCGTCCACTCGTACCACGTCACCTACCAGGTCGAGGGCTGGGTCAACTCCGCCGAGGCCTTCGGCGAGGAGCACGACGAGCTGTACCTCAACGTCATCGGCGACCGGTGGGAGATCCCGATCAGCGAGGCTCGCGTGACGGTCAACGGACCCGAGCAGGTCAGCGACGCGCTGTGCCTGACCGGCCAGGCCAGCCGGACGCCGTGCACCAGCTCGTCGCACGACGGGCTGACGGCATCGTTCACGCAGGAGGCCCTCGAGCCCGGGCAGGAGCTCACCGTGGCCGTCGGCTTCCCCGCCGGCACCTTCCGCGGCGTCGAGCCCGTCCTGCAGGAGCGGTGGGCCGTGGACCGTGCGTTCGAGGTGACACCGGTGACCGGCGCGCTCGCGGCGCTCGGCCTGATCGGCGGGGTCGGCGCTGTCACGGTGACAGCCCGCCGGCGCGGCCGCGACGAGCAGTACCTCGGGCTCACGCCCGGCCTCACGCCGGCCGACGGCCAGGTGGCGACCGTCGGCGGTCGGCGCCGGGGCCCCGTGACCGTCCAGTTCACCCCGCCGGAGGGCTTCCGGGCCGGACAGCTCGGGACCCTGGTCGACGAGGTCGCCGACCCGCACGACGTGACGGCGACGATCATCGATCTCGCGGTGCGCGGCTACCTGGTGATCGAGCAGACCGAGAGCCCCGACGAGCGCGGCAGCGGTGGCGCCTGGCGACTCGCGCGCGTCCCGGCGATGCAGGACCGGTACCTGCTGCCCTTCGAGCGGCTCCTCATGCAGGAGATCTTCGCCGGGCGCGACGCCGTCAACCTGACCGACCTCCGCACGACGTTCGCGGTGTCGATGTCGAAGGTCCAGGACGCCCTGTACGAGGACGTGACGACGCGCGGCTGGTTCCGAGGCAACCCGAAGCAGGTGCGCACGGCCTGGCTGGGTGCCGGCCTGGCGCTGGCCGTTCTCGGCGTCGTCGTGACGGCCGGCCTGGCCGTCTGGACGTCCCTCGCACTCCTCGGCGTCCCGTTGGCGGTCGCGGGCATCCTGCTGGCCGCGGTCTCCAAGGCGGCACCTGCGCGCACCGCGGACGGCACGGCGGTGCTCGCCCAGGCGCTCGGCTTCCAGCACTACCTGGCGACGGCGGAGGCCAACCAGCTGCGGTTCGAGGAGGACGAGGACCTGTTCAGCCGGTATCTGCCGTTCGCGGTGGCCTTCGGGCTGACCGAACGGTGGGCGAAGCTCTTCGCGGAGCTTGCCGCCCAGGGCCGCGTGCTCCCCGAGCCCACCTGGTACGTGGGGTCGACCTACGGCCAGATGGCGTTCTGGGCCGGTGCCGGGACGCTCGCCCACGACCTGACGAGCTTCACGCACATCGCCGAGGCGACGATCTCGGCCCCGACGCCCGGCTCCTCGGGTGCCTCCGGGTTCAGTGGCGGGTTCTCCGGCGGGGGCGTCAGCGGGGGCGGCGGCGGCAGCTGGTAG
- the ftsX gene encoding permease-like cell division protein FtsX, protein MRLQFILSEIGLGLRRNLSMTISVILVTFVSLTFVGAAGLLQLQIDQMKDDWYDRVEVSIYLCPQDSDAPTCAGGEATQEQMDALRAQLESETLAPYVEQVYFESKDDAFVAFQKLYPDEWWAQGITAEQLQASFRVALIDPQDYQVVSDVFTGQQGVEEVRDQSEVIEPLILVLNRTSLVAAGLAAVMLLAAVLLITTTIRLSAMSRRRETGIMRLVGASNLFIQLPFMLEGAIAATIGAAMSVAGLWFGVRYLIEDWLAQSVRFIPYIDASAVWTVAPVLMAVAIVLAAISSVVTLSRYTKV, encoded by the coding sequence ATGAGACTCCAGTTCATCCTCTCCGAGATCGGCCTCGGCCTGCGCCGCAACCTGTCGATGACGATCTCGGTCATCCTGGTGACCTTCGTGTCCCTGACGTTCGTCGGCGCAGCCGGCCTGCTCCAGCTGCAGATCGACCAGATGAAGGACGACTGGTACGACCGCGTCGAGGTGTCCATCTACCTGTGCCCGCAGGACTCGGACGCCCCGACCTGCGCCGGCGGTGAGGCGACCCAGGAGCAGATGGACGCCCTGCGCGCCCAGCTCGAGTCCGAGACCCTCGCGCCCTACGTCGAGCAGGTCTACTTCGAGAGCAAGGACGACGCCTTCGTCGCGTTCCAGAAGCTCTACCCCGACGAGTGGTGGGCGCAGGGCATCACCGCCGAGCAGCTGCAGGCCTCGTTCCGGGTGGCCCTGATCGACCCGCAGGACTACCAGGTCGTCTCGGACGTGTTCACCGGCCAGCAGGGCGTCGAGGAGGTGCGCGACCAGAGCGAGGTCATCGAACCGCTGATCCTCGTGCTCAACCGGACGAGCCTCGTCGCGGCCGGTCTCGCCGCCGTCATGCTGCTGGCCGCCGTCCTGCTGATCACCACGACGATCCGGCTGTCGGCGATGAGCCGACGCCGTGAGACGGGCATCATGCGCCTGGTCGGCGCCTCGAACCTGTTCATCCAGCTCCCGTTCATGCTCGAGGGCGCGATCGCCGCGACGATCGGGGCGGCGATGTCCGTCGCCGGCCTGTGGTTCGGCGTGCGCTACCTCATCGAGGACTGGCTCGCCCAGTCCGTCCGGTTCATCCCGTACATCGACGCGAGCGCCGTCTGGACGGTCGCGCCCGTGCTGATGGCTGTCGCGATCGTGCTCGCGGCGATCTCCTCCGTCGTGACCTTGAGCCGCTACACGAAGGTGTGA
- a CDS encoding glycoside hydrolase family 2 protein → MSATTHVLAAAPSPAGPAVPATEHLHDGWSLRAVAGPVPAEIAGRTVPATVPGSTHTDLLDAGLIPDPYLDLNEKTLVWMHRTHWRYHTSFAARPAAPDERVDLVFEGLDTVATVELNGDVVARTANQHRSYRVDVRDLVAGHNDLAVTFAPALEHAEALEAEQGHLPRPYPHPFAYVRKMACSFGWDWGPDLQTAGIGKPVRLERWRTARLAQVRPLVTVDADGAGRAEVHVEIERSGLGADVPLIVTASVAGRQAEVTSEVTAQVTVPAGATTAVVTVVVPDVERWWPVGYGRATLHDLTVRLADADGASDPDAGLGTWRRRIGFRSVVLDRGVDQYGTAFTFVINDVPVFVKGANWIPDDHLLTRIDRARLDRRMRQALGANLNLLRVWGGGSYETEDFYDLADEHGLLVWQDFLFACAAYPEVDPIAAEIEAEARENVARLTPHASLVLWNGGNETLWGAADWGWSEHLQGRAWGLRYYTEVLPDIVAELDPTRPYSDNSPYSHGFTAGEKHPNDPDHGTHHEWQCWNTRDYAHYRDDIPRFCSEFGWQAPATWATLTRAVPVAALDKESESFLLHQKAEDGNGKLDRGLAPHLPVPADFEDWHWATSLNQARAVAFAIEHYRSWWPRTAGSIVWQLNDCWPVTSWAAIDSDERKKPLWYALRAASANRLVTVQPRGDELVAVFVNDTDVAGRSVVVAQRTGLDGVVLATVETIVQVPARGTATVPLPVDLVTPDDATRELLVVTASVGDGVVRGIHLFAPDKDVAYEADPFTTEVVQVAGGYRVDVSARSLVRDLALLADKVAPDAEVDDQLVTLLAGQSVSFTVRTAAQVDPAALTSPRVLRSANALVVAG, encoded by the coding sequence ATGTCCGCCACCACGCACGTCCTCGCCGCCGCCCCGTCCCCGGCCGGGCCGGCGGTCCCCGCCACCGAGCACCTGCACGACGGGTGGTCGCTGCGCGCCGTCGCCGGACCCGTCCCCGCCGAGATCGCCGGCCGGACCGTCCCCGCGACCGTCCCGGGCAGCACGCACACGGACCTGCTCGACGCCGGTCTGATCCCCGATCCGTACCTCGACCTGAACGAGAAGACCCTGGTGTGGATGCACCGGACGCACTGGCGCTACCACACGTCGTTCGCTGCGCGGCCGGCCGCGCCGGACGAGCGGGTCGACCTGGTGTTCGAGGGGCTCGACACCGTCGCGACGGTCGAGCTCAACGGGGACGTCGTCGCGCGGACGGCCAACCAGCACCGTTCCTACCGGGTCGACGTGCGCGACCTGGTCGCGGGCCACAACGACCTGGCAGTGACCTTCGCCCCGGCCCTCGAGCACGCCGAGGCGCTCGAGGCCGAGCAGGGTCACCTGCCGCGGCCGTACCCGCACCCGTTCGCCTACGTGCGCAAGATGGCCTGCAGCTTCGGCTGGGACTGGGGGCCGGACCTCCAGACCGCCGGCATCGGCAAGCCGGTGCGGCTCGAGCGCTGGCGCACCGCACGCCTCGCACAGGTGCGCCCGCTCGTGACTGTCGATGCCGACGGCGCCGGGCGCGCCGAGGTGCACGTCGAGATCGAGCGCTCCGGCCTCGGCGCCGACGTCCCGCTGATCGTCACCGCATCGGTCGCCGGCCGGCAGGCGGAGGTCACGTCGGAGGTCACTGCCCAGGTCACGGTGCCTGCCGGCGCCACGACCGCCGTCGTGACCGTCGTGGTGCCCGACGTCGAGCGCTGGTGGCCGGTGGGCTACGGCCGGGCCACGCTGCACGACCTGACGGTCCGGCTCGCCGACGCCGACGGCGCGTCCGACCCCGACGCCGGCCTGGGAACCTGGCGGCGCCGCATCGGGTTCCGCTCCGTCGTCCTGGACCGCGGCGTCGACCAGTACGGGACGGCCTTCACGTTCGTGATCAACGACGTCCCGGTCTTCGTCAAGGGCGCCAACTGGATCCCGGACGACCACCTGCTCACGCGGATCGACCGCGCCCGGCTGGACCGGCGCATGCGTCAGGCGCTCGGGGCGAACCTCAACCTGCTGCGGGTCTGGGGCGGCGGGAGCTACGAGACCGAGGACTTCTACGACCTGGCCGACGAGCACGGCCTGCTGGTCTGGCAGGACTTCCTGTTCGCCTGCGCCGCCTACCCGGAGGTCGACCCGATCGCGGCCGAGATCGAGGCGGAGGCGCGGGAGAACGTCGCCAGGCTGACGCCGCACGCCTCGCTGGTGCTGTGGAACGGCGGCAACGAGACCCTCTGGGGTGCCGCCGACTGGGGCTGGTCCGAGCATCTCCAGGGCCGCGCCTGGGGTCTGAGGTACTACACCGAGGTGCTCCCGGACATCGTCGCCGAGCTGGACCCGACGCGCCCGTACTCGGACAACAGCCCGTACTCGCACGGGTTCACCGCCGGGGAGAAGCACCCGAACGACCCCGACCACGGCACCCACCACGAGTGGCAGTGCTGGAACACCCGCGACTACGCGCACTACCGCGACGACATCCCCCGGTTCTGCTCCGAGTTCGGCTGGCAGGCCCCGGCGACCTGGGCGACCCTGACCCGAGCGGTCCCGGTGGCGGCGCTGGACAAGGAGTCGGAGTCCTTCCTGCTGCACCAGAAGGCGGAGGACGGCAACGGCAAGCTCGACCGCGGCCTCGCTCCGCACCTTCCCGTGCCGGCGGACTTCGAGGACTGGCACTGGGCCACGTCGCTCAACCAGGCACGCGCCGTCGCGTTCGCGATCGAGCACTACCGGTCGTGGTGGCCGCGCACCGCCGGCAGCATCGTGTGGCAGCTCAACGACTGCTGGCCGGTCACGTCCTGGGCCGCGATCGACAGCGACGAGCGCAAGAAGCCGCTGTGGTACGCCCTCCGGGCCGCGAGCGCGAACCGGCTGGTCACGGTCCAGCCGCGGGGCGACGAGCTCGTCGCGGTCTTCGTCAACGACACCGACGTCGCCGGCCGCTCCGTGGTGGTCGCCCAGCGGACGGGCCTGGACGGCGTCGTGCTGGCCACCGTCGAGACGATCGTCCAGGTGCCCGCGCGCGGCACGGCGACGGTCCCGCTGCCGGTCGACCTCGTCACGCCCGACGACGCCACGCGCGAGCTCCTGGTGGTCACGGCGAGCGTGGGCGACGGCGTGGTCCGCGGCATCCACCTCTTCGCGCCGGACAAGGACGTCGCCTACGAGGCGGATCCCTTCACGACGGAGGTCGTGCAGGTCGCCGGTGGCTACCGGGTCGACGTGAGCGCCCGGTCGCTGGTCCGTGACCTGGCCCTGCTGGCGGACAAGGTCGCGCCGGACGCCGAGGTGGACGACCAGCTCGTCACCCTCCTGGCGGGCCAGTCGGTCTCGTTCACCGTCCGGACCGCGGCGCAGGTGGATCCGGCCGCCCTGACGTCGCCGAGGGTCCTGCGCAGCGCGAACGCGCTCGTCGTGGCCGGCTGA
- the prfB gene encoding peptide chain release factor 2 has product MAATDFANEISALRTTLGTIRAVSDPDALRAQIAELSDKASAPDLWDDTDAAQKVTSALSHAQSELERLDGFTQRIDDLETLVQMAVEEDDEDTLADAEAELVTLRKDLGLLEVRTLLAGEYDQREAVVTIRAGAGGVDAADFAEMLLRMYLRWAERHGFPTQVLDTSYAEEAGLKSATFEVKVPYAFGNLSVEAGTHRLVRISPFDNQGRRQTSFAAVEVIPLIEQTDHVDIPDNEIKVDVFRSSGPGGQSVNTTDSAVRLTHIPTGIVVSMQNEKSQIQNRAAALRVLQSRLLLQRQAEESAAKKAMAGDVKASWGDQMRSYVLQPYQMVKDLRTEHEVGNPQAVFDGDIDDFIEAGIRWRRSLDRA; this is encoded by the coding sequence GTGGCAGCCACCGACTTCGCGAACGAGATCAGCGCCCTCCGGACGACCCTGGGCACGATCCGGGCGGTCAGCGACCCCGATGCCCTGCGGGCCCAGATCGCCGAGCTCTCGGACAAGGCGTCGGCCCCGGACCTGTGGGACGACACGGACGCCGCCCAGAAGGTCACCTCGGCGCTGTCCCACGCCCAGTCCGAGCTCGAGCGCCTCGACGGGTTCACCCAGCGCATCGACGACCTCGAGACGCTGGTCCAGATGGCTGTCGAGGAGGACGACGAGGACACCCTCGCCGACGCGGAGGCCGAGCTGGTCACACTCCGCAAGGACCTCGGCCTCCTCGAGGTCCGGACCCTGCTCGCCGGCGAGTACGACCAGCGCGAGGCCGTCGTGACGATCCGCGCCGGCGCCGGCGGGGTCGACGCTGCCGACTTCGCCGAGATGCTGCTGCGGATGTACCTGCGCTGGGCCGAGCGGCACGGCTTCCCCACCCAGGTCCTGGACACCTCGTACGCCGAGGAGGCGGGCCTGAAGTCCGCGACGTTCGAGGTCAAGGTGCCCTACGCCTTCGGGAACCTGTCCGTCGAGGCCGGCACGCACCGCCTCGTGCGGATCTCGCCGTTCGACAACCAGGGCCGTCGCCAGACGTCGTTCGCGGCCGTCGAGGTCATCCCGCTCATCGAGCAGACCGATCACGTCGACATCCCCGACAACGAGATCAAGGTCGACGTCTTCCGCTCGTCGGGCCCGGGCGGGCAGTCCGTCAACACGACCGACTCCGCGGTGCGGCTGACCCACATCCCGACCGGGATCGTCGTCTCGATGCAGAACGAGAAGAGCCAGATCCAGAACCGGGCAGCGGCCCTGCGGGTGCTCCAGTCGCGGCTGCTCCTGCAGCGCCAGGCCGAGGAGAGCGCCGCGAAGAAGGCGATGGCCGGCGACGTCAAGGCGAGCTGGGGCGACCAGATGCGCTCCTACGTGCTTCAGCCGTACCAGATGGTCAAGGACCTGCGCACCGAGCACGAGGTCGGCAACCCCCAGGCCGTGTTCGACGGCGACATCGACGACTTCATCGAGGCCGGCATCCGCTGGCGCCGTTCGCTCGACCGCGCCTGA
- the ftsE gene encoding cell division ATP-binding protein FtsE, translating into MIRLENVTKVYARGARPALDAVDLEIERGEFVFLVGASGSGKSTFLRLVLREERPSAGRIFVAGRDLSTLSTWRVPHLRRQMGAVFQDFRLLPNKTVFENVAFALQVIGKPRHHIMTTVPDTLELVGLGGKEKRRPHELSGGEQQRVAIARAFVNRPSILLADEPTGNLDPTTSVGIMRLLDRINRTGTTVVMATHDDEIVDQMRKRVIELDSGQMVRDQSRGVYGSTR; encoded by the coding sequence GTGATCCGACTCGAGAACGTCACCAAGGTCTACGCCCGCGGCGCCCGTCCGGCGCTCGACGCCGTCGACCTCGAGATCGAGCGCGGCGAGTTCGTCTTCCTCGTCGGCGCGTCGGGCTCGGGCAAGTCGACCTTCCTGCGGCTCGTGCTCCGGGAGGAGCGCCCGTCGGCGGGCCGGATCTTCGTCGCGGGCCGGGACCTGTCGACCCTCTCGACCTGGCGGGTGCCGCACCTGCGCCGCCAGATGGGCGCCGTCTTCCAGGACTTCCGGCTGCTGCCCAACAAGACGGTCTTCGAGAACGTCGCCTTCGCGCTGCAGGTCATCGGCAAGCCGCGGCACCACATCATGACGACGGTGCCCGACACCCTCGAGCTCGTCGGCCTCGGCGGCAAGGAGAAGCGCCGCCCGCACGAGCTGTCCGGTGGCGAGCAGCAGCGCGTGGCCATCGCCCGCGCGTTCGTCAACCGGCCGTCGATCCTGCTCGCGGACGAGCCGACCGGGAACCTCGACCCCACGACCTCGGTCGGGATCATGCGCCTGCTCGACCGGATCAACCGCACCGGCACGACGGTCGTCATGGCGACGCACGACGACGAGATCGTCGACCAGATGCGCAAGCGCGTCATCGAGCTCGACTCCGGCCAGATGGTGCGCGACCAGTCGCGCGGCGTCTACGGATCGACGCGCTGA
- a CDS encoding M23 family metallopeptidase, whose product MSQRSSRLRAALATLLAVAVLVVGLPASADEYDDQRAQAEARQNAVDQAITDLQSELEDTDAALVAAYAELQGIEAQIVVAQEQLTAAEALLAQLQREAAIIAERLEVAKAEEASITAQITADTERADQIRIAIGQMARDAYKGDMAASSLSAVLDADSTDEFVQQSALAETALRTQTQALRDVDQINGVNRNREARLAAVREQITGLKAEADAKVVEADAARAAAEARTVELDGLQAEAQAKTALIERQKADQLAKQQELEAQQAALTAELNEIIRLQEERRRQEAEAAKAGQGAGPTTGSTADRPFINPTSVNPMVVTSSYGMRLHPILGYVRLHAGTDLRTYCGTPIYAAASGTVEWATARAGFGNQVLINHGYWKGSALMSSYNHLSSFATRGGASVSQGELIGYSGNTGTSAACHLHFEVYVNGSTVDPRPMINA is encoded by the coding sequence ATGTCGCAACGATCGAGCCGCCTCCGCGCCGCACTGGCGACCCTCCTCGCGGTCGCCGTCCTGGTCGTCGGGCTGCCGGCCTCGGCCGACGAGTACGACGACCAGCGGGCCCAGGCCGAGGCACGGCAGAACGCCGTCGACCAGGCCATCACCGACCTCCAGTCCGAGCTCGAGGACACCGACGCGGCACTGGTCGCGGCCTACGCCGAGCTCCAGGGCATCGAGGCGCAGATCGTGGTGGCCCAGGAGCAGCTCACCGCCGCCGAGGCGCTGCTCGCCCAGCTGCAGCGCGAGGCCGCGATCATCGCCGAGCGCCTCGAGGTGGCCAAGGCCGAGGAGGCCTCGATCACCGCGCAGATCACTGCCGACACCGAGCGTGCCGACCAGATCCGGATCGCCATCGGGCAGATGGCGCGGGACGCCTACAAGGGCGACATGGCGGCATCGTCGTTGTCCGCCGTGCTCGACGCGGACAGCACCGACGAGTTCGTCCAGCAGTCGGCGCTCGCCGAGACCGCGCTGCGCACCCAGACCCAGGCGCTGCGGGACGTCGACCAGATCAACGGCGTCAACCGCAACCGTGAGGCTCGGCTGGCTGCTGTGCGTGAGCAGATCACCGGACTCAAGGCCGAGGCCGACGCCAAGGTCGTCGAGGCCGACGCCGCCCGCGCCGCTGCCGAGGCCCGCACCGTCGAGCTGGACGGGCTGCAGGCCGAGGCCCAGGCCAAGACGGCCCTGATCGAGCGGCAGAAGGCCGACCAGCTGGCGAAGCAGCAGGAGCTCGAGGCGCAGCAGGCAGCGCTCACCGCCGAGCTGAACGAGATCATCCGGCTGCAGGAGGAGCGTCGACGGCAGGAGGCCGAAGCCGCCAAGGCAGGGCAGGGTGCGGGTCCGACGACCGGCTCGACAGCCGACCGCCCCTTCATCAACCCGACCTCGGTCAACCCGATGGTCGTCACCTCCAGCTACGGCATGCGGCTCCACCCGATCCTGGGATACGTCCGGCTGCACGCGGGGACAGACCTGCGGACGTACTGCGGCACCCCGATCTACGCCGCCGCGAGCGGCACCGTCGAGTGGGCGACGGCCCGCGCCGGCTTCGGGAACCAGGTGCTGATCAACCACGGCTACTGGAAGGGCTCGGCGCTGATGTCGAGCTACAACCACCTGAGCAGCTTCGCGACGCGCGGCGGCGCGTCGGTCTCGCAGGGTGAGCTCATCGGGTACTCGGGCAACACCGGCACCTCCGCCGCGTGCCACCTGCACTTCGAGGTCTACGTCAACGGCTCGACGGTCGACCCGCGACCGATGATCAACGCCTAG
- a CDS encoding site-specific integrase has protein sequence MASIRERRRADGTRSFAVLWRDPDTGRQTSLTYDDERDARVARELIEAAGGRADEAARIAEAVRKPGPTVEAAITEHIDLLTGVGADTRSHYRGQLRAHIAPLLGALPVSAVTYRHVAGWVRTMTEKGLSPKTIANVHGLLSAAMTTAVRLGYRADNPCVGVELPKSVATRDEMTVLTRDEFGLLLSKVSAHYQPLVLTLVATGLRWGEATALTAGDVDLSAQPATVRVTKAWKRDADRHWYVGPPKTKRARRTVSLPDDLVDVLLPLVAGKAPDELLFTNTVGSQLSSSRFWTTTWTPALDAACNPRRADGSRDPDAPRLTQRPRVHDLRHTHASWMIAAGTDLFVLQRRLGHESITTTTETYAHLLPDQQRAAADAAGRALAGVLGSPSAAPRAT, from the coding sequence GTGGCGAGCATCCGGGAGCGTCGGCGGGCCGATGGGACGCGCTCGTTCGCAGTCTTGTGGCGCGACCCGGACACCGGGCGGCAGACGTCGCTGACGTACGACGACGAGCGGGATGCTCGCGTGGCGCGCGAGCTGATCGAGGCGGCCGGCGGGCGGGCAGACGAGGCCGCGCGGATCGCCGAGGCGGTGCGGAAGCCGGGGCCGACTGTTGAGGCGGCGATCACGGAGCACATCGACCTGCTCACCGGTGTTGGGGCGGATACGAGGTCGCACTACCGCGGGCAGCTGAGGGCGCACATCGCTCCGCTCCTTGGTGCGCTGCCCGTGTCGGCGGTGACCTACCGGCACGTGGCCGGGTGGGTGCGCACGATGACGGAGAAGGGCCTGTCCCCCAAGACGATCGCCAACGTGCACGGGCTTCTGTCCGCGGCGATGACGACTGCGGTTCGGCTCGGGTACCGGGCCGACAACCCCTGCGTGGGTGTTGAGCTGCCGAAGTCGGTCGCGACGCGCGACGAGATGACGGTGCTGACGCGCGACGAGTTCGGGCTGCTGCTGTCGAAGGTGTCGGCGCACTACCAGCCGCTGGTGCTGACGTTGGTGGCGACCGGGCTGAGGTGGGGCGAGGCGACGGCGCTGACCGCCGGGGACGTGGACCTCTCTGCGCAGCCCGCGACGGTGCGGGTGACGAAGGCGTGGAAGCGCGACGCGGACCGGCACTGGTACGTCGGTCCGCCCAAGACGAAGCGCGCGCGGCGGACGGTGTCGCTGCCCGACGACCTGGTCGACGTGCTGCTACCGCTCGTGGCCGGCAAGGCGCCCGACGAACTGCTGTTCACGAACACCGTCGGCTCGCAGCTCTCGTCGTCGCGCTTCTGGACGACGACGTGGACGCCGGCGCTCGACGCCGCGTGCAACCCACGCCGGGCCGACGGCTCCCGCGATCCCGACGCGCCGCGGCTGACCCAGCGCCCACGCGTGCACGACCTCCGCCACACGCACGCGTCCTGGATGATCGCCGCCGGGACGGACCTGTTCGTCCTCCAGCGCCGGCTCGGCCACGAGTCGATCACCACCACGACGGAGACGTACGCCCACCTGCTCCCCGACCAGCAGCGCGCCGCGGCCGACGCGGCGGGCCGGGCGCTCGCCGGCGTTCTGGGATCGCCGTCGGCCGCCCCACGAGCAACCTGA
- the smpB gene encoding SsrA-binding protein SmpB: MAKESGRKLVASNKKARHDFHIDDTFEAGLVLTGTEVKALRAGRASLVDGYAVVDRGEAWLEGVHIPEYTEGTWTNHAPRRKRKLLLHRREIEELQHETQAKGCTIVPLALYFVDGRAKVEIALARGKKEYDKRNTLREKQENREAQAAMSLRRQHGAP; this comes from the coding sequence ATGGCCAAGGAGAGTGGGCGGAAGCTCGTCGCGAGCAACAAGAAGGCGCGGCACGACTTCCACATCGACGACACCTTCGAGGCCGGCCTCGTCCTGACCGGCACCGAGGTCAAGGCGCTGCGCGCCGGCCGGGCCTCGCTCGTCGACGGCTACGCGGTCGTCGACCGGGGCGAGGCATGGCTCGAGGGCGTCCACATCCCCGAGTACACCGAGGGCACCTGGACCAACCACGCACCGCGCCGCAAGCGCAAGCTGCTGCTGCACCGCCGTGAGATCGAGGAGCTCCAGCACGAGACCCAGGCCAAGGGATGCACGATCGTCCCGCTGGCCCTGTACTTCGTCGACGGTCGCGCCAAGGTCGAGATCGCTCTCGCGCGTGGCAAGAAGGAGTACGACAAGCGCAACACCCTGCGCGAGAAGCAGGAGAACCGCGAAGCCCAGGCGGCGATGAGCCTGCGAAGGCAGCACGGAGCACCCTAG